In Labeo rohita strain BAU-BD-2019 unplaced genomic scaffold, IGBB_LRoh.1.0 scaffold_884, whole genome shotgun sequence, the genomic stretch aaaacaacaacaactcacTGTTCACTGCCGTAGCCTTCAGGAACCAGACCGACAGAGACACACACCACAACCAGAGCAATCAGATATCCAATCACACAGAGGAATCCACTGCTAAGCACCTCCCTCTTTTTGGAGCTGATCTGTGATAGATTCTTCATACAGATGAAGAGCATCACAGCTTCAGTGAACATCCACACAAAGCCGGAGAGAAAAAGGAAGTGCAGAAGGCCTGAGATCACAGCACAGAACACCTGGAGACCATGAGAGACGGTTATGATGATTCTCAGTGAGGCTGTGCTGAGCTGTAGGACTCATTCATCATTCTCACCTGCTGAGGCTGTATGACGTTCAGGAACTGCTGCGTGAGCAGAAACAGAAGATGAGCCAACAGAAGACTGATGCAGATGTTGATTCTAGCCACATTATTCACTCCAGAACTCCAATGACAAAGGGCAAAGGTCAACAGGGCCAAACTGAAGAACACCAGCCCCACAATCACACACACCAGATTCAACAGATCCAGCAGTTGAGAGTCGCTCTGAGAAAACATGTCAGAGTACATAAGTGCCAAATCTGTGCTGTTCTTCAGGTTCTTCAGCAATGTTCTCGTACCTCTGGTGGATGGCTGGTTTGCATGATGAGAGCAAATGTCGACAGATGGACACAGGAACATACAGTGTAGCTGCTGTTGGTCTTTAAAACAGAACAACCATCTACAATCCACACGCTGATATTCCAGTAAACACAGGACAGAGAACCATTGGGATCAAACTCCTGCAAAAACAAGAATGGACAGGCAAAAAATATCAGAATAAtgaatatttgatgttttcagatgttcgacaaaaacacatttcagtcTCTCACTCTGATGTGTCTGAAGGTGAAGTTGACTGGTTTGGTGAGTTTAGTGTTGTTGGTTTTGGGAAGAGTAGCTGAGATCACAGTGGACATCATGGTTTTAACCATGTCATTTGATGTGTTGAAGAAGTCTGGCTTCAGTAGATTCTCCATTGTGCTGTAGCTCATGAAAGCCACAGCAGCTGATCCTGTGTGAcagaaatagaaaaagaaacTTACATTATatgttacaataaaaacagcaaccAAAAAAGTAAGTAAAGGTGGTTTAGTGGTAATGGTAAGATGGATCttccaacatttttaaaaacaaactaaaacatttgACATACCTTCATTGTTGCTCTTTGCGATCCCAATGAGATCGATGTCCACAGAAGAATTTGTCGTGTCAAGTTgtggtattttatttaaagtgacaTTTGGTCCAACCATAAAGACTTGACCCTCTGATTAAACACAAACTAGCAGTTATTTGCTGTTTAGGCTATTTAATTGCATgtactatatatacatatatatatatatatatatatatatatatatatatatatatatatatactcacacatacatacacacaccatAAACACACAAATAGAAGATCATGCCGGGCGCACACAAAAGAAATTCGGGATAACTAACTTGTCAACTCTGCTCAGTGacttttaatagtaaaataaccTCGATACTAAATCTCTAAATCTCtcagtttcattttttagaGAGAGAGACGAACAGTTGCACAAAATTCACACACTCAACTTTCATCTTTCAATTGTTCAGTTCAATTTAAAATTGCTTTATTGACAtgactgtaaaaatacaatattgccAAAACATTGAATATATGTGGAGgaacataataataactttcatctctctctctctctctctctctctctcactctctctctcaaaaatgGCCATATTTCTATTGTAAAACAGTTGACTAGTATTTAATGTTTGCAACTTCTATCTTACTTCACTTTCTTTCAACACTGAACTGACACTTCCCACTCTGCTTCTGTGAATGGTAATAcctacagtgggtacggaaagtattcagacccccttaaatttttcactctttgttatattgtagccatttgctaaaatcatttaagttcattttttttcctcattaatgtacacacagcaccccatattgacagaaaaacacagaattgttgacatttttgcagatttattaaaaaagaaaaactgaaatatcacatggtcctaaatattcagaccctttgctgtgacactcatatatttaactcaggtggtgtccatttcttctgatcatccttgagatggttctacaccttcatctgagtccagctgtgtttgattatactgattggacttgattaggaaagccacacacctgtctatataagaccttacagctcacagtgcatgtcagagcaaatgagaatcatgaggtcaaaggaactgcctgaagagctcagagacagaattgtggcaaggcacagatctggccaaagttacaaaaaaatttctgctgcacttaaggttcctaagagcacagtggcctccataatccttaaatggaagacgtttgggatgaccagaacccttcctagagctggccgtccggccaaactgagctatcgggggagaagagccttggtgagagaggtaaagaagaacccaaagatcattgtggctgagctccagagatgcagtcgggagatgggagaaagttgtagaaagtcaaccatcactgcagccctccaccagtcggggctttatggcagagtggcccgacggaagcctctcctcagtgcaagacacatgaaagcccgcatggagtttgctaaaaaacacctgaaggactccaagatggtgagaaataagattctctggtctgatgagaccaagatagaactttttggccttaattctaagcggtatgtgtggagaaaaccaggcactgctcatcacctgtccaatacagtcccaacagtgaagcatggtggtggcagcatcatgctgtgggggtgttttcagctgcagggacag encodes the following:
- the LOC127162313 gene encoding adhesion G protein-coupled receptor E3 encodes the protein MWGPTTKPTLSPCPAKAQLAQIVTNILTVAFNASEKTSESLSSTKPTELASYGNTMLKTSEKLISTLVKPTVTSDIVSFTLATVEGQVFMVGPNVTLNKIPQLDTTNSSVDIDLIGIAKSNNEGSAAVAFMSYSTMENLLKPDFFNTSNDMVKTMMSTVISATLPKTNNTKLTKPVNFTFRHIREFDPNGSLSCVYWNISVWIVDGCSVLKTNSSYTVCSCVHLSTFALIMQTSHPPESDSQLLDLLNLVCVIVGLVFFSLALLTFALCHWSSGVNNVARINICISLLLAHLLFLLTQQFLNVIQPQQVFCAVISGLLHFLFLSGFVWMFTEAVMLFICMKNLSQISSKKREVLSSGFLCVIGYLIALVVVCVSVGLVPEGYGSEHCWIKIDKGFIWSFLGPVCVILASNTLLFIKIFISLSSTLKSLDAEVSQIKQIKIMVFKTLAQFVVLGCPWILGFFTNGRKELEILFLILNSQQGTFIFLIYCFLNNEVRQQYKKFFRCLCCIKQR